A single region of the Agromyces sp. Leaf222 genome encodes:
- a CDS encoding aldo/keto reductase, whose product MTIPTLTLNNGVELPTLGFGVYQAAPDQTAAAVREALRVGYRHIDTAAAYLNEREVGQAIAEAAVPRDELFLETKVWISDYGYDETLHAFDKSAAKLGVDQLDLLILHQPLPTAFERTLEAYRGLEALYADGRVRAIGVSNFMPEHLRRLLDVAGVVPTVNQLEIHPFFQQREVLALDDEHGIVNQAWSPIGGITFYREGQGGSTLDDPTIAQIAAAHGKSSAQVMLRWHVQHGRSAIPKSVTPHRIAENFDVFDFELGADEVARIDALDAGVRRGPEPVAITLERFGMPIPEA is encoded by the coding sequence ATGACGATTCCCACGCTCACGCTGAACAACGGCGTCGAACTGCCCACCCTCGGCTTCGGCGTGTACCAGGCCGCACCCGACCAGACCGCCGCGGCCGTTCGCGAAGCGCTGCGCGTCGGGTACCGGCACATCGACACGGCGGCGGCGTACCTGAACGAGCGCGAGGTCGGGCAGGCGATCGCCGAAGCCGCCGTGCCGCGCGACGAGCTGTTCCTCGAGACCAAGGTGTGGATCAGCGACTACGGCTACGACGAGACCCTGCACGCGTTCGACAAGTCGGCCGCGAAGCTCGGCGTCGACCAGCTCGACCTGCTGATCCTGCACCAGCCGTTGCCGACCGCGTTCGAGCGCACCCTCGAGGCCTACCGGGGGCTCGAGGCGCTCTACGCCGATGGGCGGGTGCGCGCGATCGGCGTCAGCAACTTCATGCCCGAGCACCTGCGCCGGTTGCTCGACGTCGCCGGCGTGGTGCCGACGGTGAACCAGCTCGAGATCCACCCGTTCTTCCAGCAGCGCGAGGTGCTCGCGCTCGACGACGAGCACGGCATCGTGAATCAGGCGTGGTCGCCCATCGGCGGCATCACCTTCTACCGCGAGGGGCAGGGCGGCAGCACGCTCGACGACCCGACGATCGCCCAGATCGCGGCGGCGCACGGCAAGTCGTCTGCGCAGGTGATGCTGCGCTGGCACGTGCAGCACGGGCGCTCGGCGATCCCGAAGTCGGTCACGCCGCACCGCATCGCCGAGAACTTCGACGTGTTCGACTTCGAGCTCGGTGCCGATGAGGTGGCACGCATCGACGCGCTCGACGCCGGCGTGCGCCGGGGCCCCGAGCCGGTGGCCATCACGCTCGAGCGGTTCGGCATGCCGATCCCCGAGGCCTGA